One Setaria viridis chromosome 3, Setaria_viridis_v4.0, whole genome shotgun sequence DNA window includes the following coding sequences:
- the LOC117847753 gene encoding transcription factor bHLH61 — protein sequence MVSREQKRGVLHEKLQILRSVTHSHAGDNMSIIADASSYIKDLKQKIAKLNQEIASAQHANVCQPLVSVEILENGFLINVFMDKGSPGLLASILEAFDEIGLSVLEARATCAGSFRLQAVGEEEGEDLIDAHAVEQAVVQAIKNCPSN from the exons ATGGTGTCCAGAGAGCAGAAGAGAGGAGTTTTGCACGAGAAGCTGCAGATCCTCCGCAGCGTTACTCATTCTCATGCG GGAGATAACATGTCGATAATTGCTGACGCATCATCGTACATCAAAGACCTGAAACAGAAAATCGCAAAGCTGAACCAAGAGATTGCATCCGCACAGCACGCCAATGTTTGCCAACCATTGGTGAGTGTTGAAATCCTAGAGAACGGTTTCCTCATCAATGTGTTCATGGACAAGGGTAGCCCAGGACTACTTGCTTCGATTCTTGAGGCATTTGACGAGATTGGGCTCAGCGTGCTTGAAGCTAGGGCTACCTGCGCTGGATCATTCCGTCTTCAAGCTGTAGGAGAG gaagaaggtgaggatCTAATCGATGCACATGCCGTGGAGCAAGCAGTGGTTCAAGCAATCAAGAACTGTCCTTCAAACTGA